The Bos indicus x Bos taurus breed Angus x Brahman F1 hybrid chromosome 3, Bos_hybrid_MaternalHap_v2.0, whole genome shotgun sequence genome includes a window with the following:
- the JUN gene encoding transcription factor AP-1 — MTAKMETTFYDDALNASFLQSESGAYGYSNPKILKQSMTLNLADPVGSLKPHLRAKNSDLLTSPDVGLLKLASPELERLIIQSSNGHITTTPTPTQFLCPKNVTDEQEGFAEGFVRALAELHSQNTLPSVTSAAQPVSGAGLVAPAVASVAGGSGSGGFSASLHSEPPVYANLSNFNPGSLSSGGGAPSYGAAGLAFPAQPQQQQQQPPQPPHHLPQQIPVQHPRLQALKEEPQTVPEMPGETPPLSPIDMESQERIKAERKRMRNRIAASKCRKRKLERIARLEEKVKTLKAQNSELASTANMLREQVAQLKQKVMNHVNSGCQLMLTQQLQTF; from the coding sequence ATGACTGCAAAGATGGAAACGACCTTCTACGACGATGCCCTCAACGCCTCGTTCCTCCAGTCTGAGAGCGGCGCCTACGGCTACAGTAACCCCAAGATTCTGAAGCAGAGCATGACCCTGAATCTGGCCGACCCGGTGGGCAGCCTGAAGCCGCACCTCCGGGCCAAGAACTCCGACCTCCTCACCTCTCCCGACGTGGGGCTGCTCAAGCTGGCGTCGCCCGAGCTGGAGCGCCTAATCATACAGTCCAGCAACGGGCATATCACCACCACGCCGACCCCTACCCAGTTCCTGTGCCCCAAGAACGTGACGGACGAGCAGGAGGGATTCGCCGAGGGCTTCGTGCGCGCCCTGGCCGAACTGCACAGCCAGAACACGCTGCCCAGCGTCACGTCGGCGGCGCAGCCGGTCAGCGGGGCGGGCCTGGTGGCCCCGGCGGTGGCCTCGGTGGCGGGCGGCAGCGGCAGCGGTGGCTTCAGCGCCAGCCTGCACAGCGAGCCGCCGGTCTACGCCAACCTCAGCAACTTCAACCCCGGCTCGCTGAGCAGCGGCGGCGGGGCGCCCTCCTACGGCGCGGCTGGCCTGGCCTTTCCCGcgcagccccagcagcagcagcagcaaccgcCGCAGCCGCCGCACCACCTGCCCCAGCAGATCCCCGTGCAGCACCCGCGGCTGCAGGCCCTGAAGGAGGAGCCGCAGACGGTGCCCGAGATGCCCGGGGAAACGCCGCCCCTGTCCCCCATCGACATGGAGTCCCAGGAGCGGATCAAGGCGGAGAGGAAGCGCATGAGGAACCGCATCGCTGCCTCCAAGTGCCGGAAAAGGAAGCTGGAGAGGATCGCGCGGctggaggaaaaagtgaaaaccttGAAAGCGCAGAACTCGGAGCTGGCGTCCACGGCCAATATGCTCAGGGAACAGGTGGCCCAGCTTAAACAGAAAGTCATGAACCACGTTAACAGCGGGTGCCAACTCATGCTAACGCAGCAGTTGCAAACGTTTTGA